Proteins encoded within one genomic window of Spirulina major PCC 6313:
- a CDS encoding DUF2301 domain-containing membrane protein — MQSSPESMIYHGQFGEFTITDHDRREVILYRAGLTVAALSFALGTLLVCLQAPSPGLWQIVTLLFALFTAGLGVSLWFIHIYLRPLHRALQAFWAIGTIASGAIALTQPELLPLALYYHPILILGVGFTFAALTGIYFKEAFCFNRLETKILTPLVPILLLGHLWGGLSVGVEQGLLITWAVCFLVFSGRKVVQAIPPDLGDKSVFAELQRQAQARSAFNSGQ, encoded by the coding sequence ATGCAATCATCCCCTGAATCCATGATTTACCACGGCCAATTTGGCGAATTTACGATCACCGACCATGACCGGCGCGAAGTGATCCTGTATCGAGCTGGGTTAACCGTGGCGGCGCTGAGTTTCGCCCTCGGTACGTTGTTGGTCTGTCTCCAAGCCCCCAGCCCTGGGCTATGGCAGATCGTGACGCTGCTCTTTGCTCTGTTTACGGCGGGGTTGGGGGTGAGCTTGTGGTTTATTCATATTTATCTGCGCCCCTTACATCGGGCATTACAGGCATTTTGGGCTATTGGCACGATCGCCAGTGGTGCGATCGCCCTCACCCAACCCGAACTCCTCCCCCTTGCCCTCTACTATCACCCGATCCTGATCCTCGGTGTGGGCTTCACCTTCGCCGCCCTCACCGGAATTTACTTCAAAGAAGCCTTTTGCTTTAACCGCTTGGAAACGAAAATCTTAACGCCCCTCGTCCCGATCCTGCTTCTGGGTCATCTTTGGGGTGGCCTATCCGTGGGAGTGGAACAGGGTTTATTAATCACCTGGGCGGTGTGCTTCCTGGTCTTCAGTGGACGGAAAGTGGTGCAGGCGATTCCCCCCGATCTTGGGGATAAATCCGTTTTTGCAGAACTCCAACGCCAAGCCCAGGCCCGTAGTGCATTCAATTCGGGTCAATGA
- a CDS encoding diguanylate cyclase domain-containing protein, which translates to MSVVSSRRFRGSTVPYGFLQSLHLAATVDQLPLDGFCIPITTSGRDVAQSLHLHPQRPGVILLRDQNFVGMISRRRFWEQMSRPYSLELFSQRPIQHLYQFIQSKPLRLPGSTLIVDAAWQALQRSPDHLYEPLIIELEPNSYRLLDIHHLLIADSYIHQLTIQLLQESSQQLAQANEKFKTLATRDGLTGISNRRQFDESLLLLWTMATDHQHPITLLLMDVDFFKAFNDHYGHLAGDDALRQVAQTIQQTVQDPNAVVARYGGEEFAVILPQCDRTLAIAIAQQIQAQITTLALPHAASPVTPHITLSMGLMTLCPCVHNTPQHLIAGADQALYHAKQQGRNRYLYKQDWV; encoded by the coding sequence GTGTCTGTTGTCTCGTCCCGCCGTTTTCGTGGTTCCACCGTGCCCTACGGGTTCCTCCAGAGCCTCCATTTAGCCGCAACGGTCGATCAATTGCCGCTCGATGGCTTTTGCATCCCCATCACCACCAGCGGTCGTGATGTGGCCCAATCCCTCCATCTCCATCCCCAGCGTCCGGGGGTTATCCTCCTGCGGGATCAGAACTTTGTGGGCATGATTTCCCGGCGGCGTTTTTGGGAACAAATGAGTCGCCCCTACAGTTTGGAACTCTTTTCGCAGCGACCGATTCAGCATTTATATCAGTTCATTCAGTCCAAACCATTACGCTTACCCGGTTCCACGTTGATTGTGGATGCCGCATGGCAAGCTCTACAGCGATCGCCCGATCATCTTTATGAACCGCTCATTATTGAACTTGAGCCGAACAGCTATCGCCTGCTCGACATCCATCACCTCCTAATTGCCGACTCTTATATCCACCAACTGACGATTCAACTGCTGCAAGAGTCATCCCAACAGCTAGCCCAAGCCAACGAAAAATTCAAAACCCTCGCCACTCGCGACGGATTAACCGGGATTAGCAATCGGCGGCAGTTTGATGAATCATTATTGTTGTTGTGGACGATGGCCACCGATCATCAGCACCCCATCACCCTGCTTTTGATGGATGTGGATTTTTTTAAGGCTTTTAACGACCACTATGGCCACCTGGCCGGCGATGATGCTCTGCGTCAGGTGGCCCAAACGATTCAGCAAACGGTGCAAGATCCTAACGCGGTGGTGGCTCGCTATGGGGGGGAAGAGTTTGCGGTGATTTTGCCCCAGTGCGATCGCACCTTGGCGATCGCCATCGCCCAACAGATCCAAGCCCAGATCACCACCTTAGCTCTGCCCCATGCCGCGTCACCCGTTACCCCCCACATCACCCTGAGCATGGGACTCATGACCCTCTGTCCCTGTGTCCACAACACCCCTCAGCATCTAATTGCTGGCGCAGATCAAGCCCTCTACCACGCCAAACAGCAAGGGCGAAATCGTTATCTATACAAACAAGACTGGGTATGA
- a CDS encoding superoxide dismutase, producing the protein MSYELPILPYDYTALEPYISKSTLEFHHDKHHAAYVSKFNTAVQGTDLDNKPIEDVIKAIAGDAEKSGLFNNAAQAWNHTFYWNSMKPQGGGMPTGTLARKIETDFGSFEKFVEAFKSAGASQFGSGWAWLVLDNGTLKVTKTLNAENPLISEQIPLMTMDVWEHAYYLDYQNKRPEYIGVFLDSLVNWDFAAQNLAAA; encoded by the coding sequence ATGTCTTACGAGCTTCCCATTTTACCCTACGACTACACCGCCCTTGAGCCTTACATCTCAAAGAGCACCTTAGAGTTCCACCACGATAAACATCATGCCGCTTACGTCAGTAAGTTCAATACTGCCGTTCAAGGAACCGATCTAGACAACAAGCCGATTGAAGATGTGATCAAAGCAATTGCAGGCGATGCTGAAAAAAGTGGGCTGTTTAACAATGCTGCGCAAGCGTGGAACCACACCTTTTATTGGAACAGCATGAAACCACAAGGGGGTGGTATGCCCACAGGCACTTTGGCTAGAAAAATCGAGACTGATTTTGGCAGCTTTGAGAAATTTGTAGAAGCGTTCAAATCTGCCGGAGCCAGTCAATTCGGCAGTGGCTGGGCCTGGTTAGTCTTGGACAATGGCACTCTCAAAGTAACGAAAACGCTCAATGCTGAGAACCCCCTCATCAGTGAACAGATTCCTCTAATGACTATGGATGTTTGGGAGCATGCTTACTACTTGGATTACCAGAACAAGCGTCCTGAGTACATTGGAGTCTTCTTAGATAGCCTAGTGAATTGGGATTTTGCCGCTCAAAATCTGGCAGCGGCCTAA
- a CDS encoding CRR6 family NdhI maturation factor has product MTTITLTLEHLTRLDLGPVQTAIAPLLADPLPTDPDPLRFTIEIPRDPTDPRELSELPEVRLWFIRLDAVYPWLPYYLDWTSELARYTAMLVPHQFSRTEGIQFNPEALEIFIMAKVFAVHRWLQAHHISQTGKLRAMTQTLGYDLDSRFFEQLG; this is encoded by the coding sequence ATGACCACGATTACCCTCACCCTTGAGCATTTGACCCGCCTTGATTTGGGGCCGGTGCAGACTGCGATCGCACCCCTCCTCGCCGACCCCCTCCCCACCGACCCCGACCCCCTCCGCTTCACCATCGAGATCCCCCGCGACCCCACCGACCCCCGCGAACTGTCTGAACTCCCGGAAGTGCGGCTCTGGTTTATCCGCCTCGATGCCGTCTATCCCTGGCTGCCCTATTATCTTGACTGGACAAGCGAACTGGCCCGCTACACCGCCATGCTCGTCCCCCATCAATTCAGCCGCACCGAAGGCATCCAGTTCAACCCCGAAGCCCTCGAAATCTTCATCATGGCGAAAGTCTTTGCTGTCCATCGCTGGCTCCAGGCCCACCACATCAGCCAAACCGGCAAGCTCCGCGCCATGACCCAAACCCTTGGTTACGATCTAGACAGTCGCTTTTTTGAACAGCTTGGCTAA
- a CDS encoding J domain-containing protein, with protein MVAPNPYQILQISADATAAEVKQAYRRLAKQFHPDSQNNTASHEQIVALNAAYEVLSDPERRQSYDRQREDRRNRRVDRTAAAQDIYNRDHRDRQRHTGELSRWLQRIYAPVDRIITQIISPLNDQIDDLAADPFDDELMDNFLLYIEDCRAALEQAQTLFRSQPNPPQAAATATHLYYCLNHLGDGLLELEWFTSNYDHNYLHTGQEFFRIARHFRQEAAGRLPL; from the coding sequence ATGGTTGCGCCCAATCCCTACCAGATTCTGCAAATTTCCGCCGATGCCACCGCCGCCGAGGTGAAGCAGGCCTACCGTCGCCTGGCGAAACAATTTCACCCCGACAGTCAAAATAATACGGCGAGCCATGAACAGATTGTGGCGTTGAATGCCGCCTATGAGGTGTTGAGTGATCCGGAGCGTCGCCAATCCTACGATCGCCAACGGGAGGATCGCCGCAATCGCCGCGTCGATCGCACCGCCGCCGCCCAGGATATCTACAACCGGGATCATCGCGATCGCCAACGCCACACCGGTGAACTCTCCCGCTGGCTCCAGCGCATCTATGCCCCCGTGGATCGGATCATCACCCAAATCATTAGCCCCCTCAATGATCAGATTGACGACCTCGCCGCCGATCCCTTTGATGATGAGTTGATGGACAATTTCCTGCTGTATATCGAAGACTGTCGCGCCGCCCTAGAGCAAGCCCAAACCCTCTTTCGCTCCCAACCCAATCCCCCTCAAGCGGCAGCCACGGCGACCCATCTGTACTATTGTCTGAATCATTTGGGGGATGGACTGCTGGAGTTGGAATGGTTTACGAGTAACTACGACCATAATTATTTGCACACGGGCCAGGAGTTTTTTCGCATCGCCCGTCATTTCCGCCAAGAAGCGGCGGGACGCTTGCCCCTCTGA
- the nblR gene encoding response regulator transcription factor NblR — protein MNGFPCVLVVTTNLSLSQQIERDLTMAGYGVISSETLNALEQQVAAIAPALVVIDQGEFGEVGLQLCRQLRNQGNRFPILLLMTSERLADRVACLEAGGDDYIVAPYQGDRFLSQVRFYLQPPRESDEQLRFGDLVLDLSTRRAIRNGREFDLTMKEFELLKYLMLHPREVVTREQILENVWGYDFMGESNVIEVYIRYLRLKIEDEGEKRLIQTVRGVGYVLREP, from the coding sequence ATGAACGGTTTCCCTTGTGTCTTGGTGGTGACAACTAACCTCTCCTTGAGTCAGCAGATTGAGCGTGACCTAACGATGGCTGGGTATGGCGTGATCAGTAGCGAAACCTTGAATGCCCTAGAGCAACAGGTTGCCGCGATCGCACCAGCATTAGTGGTGATTGATCAAGGCGAGTTTGGCGAGGTGGGTTTACAGCTTTGTCGGCAGCTCCGCAATCAGGGAAATCGTTTTCCGATTTTGTTGTTGATGACATCAGAACGGTTAGCAGATCGCGTCGCTTGTCTCGAAGCCGGAGGCGATGACTATATTGTGGCTCCCTATCAGGGCGATCGCTTCCTCTCCCAAGTGCGGTTTTATCTACAACCCCCCCGCGAAAGTGATGAACAACTGCGGTTTGGCGATCTCGTCCTTGACCTCAGCACCCGCCGCGCCATTCGCAATGGCCGCGAGTTTGACCTCACCATGAAAGAATTTGAACTCTTGAAATATCTAATGCTGCATCCCCGTGAGGTGGTTACCCGTGAGCAGATTCTCGAAAATGTCTGGGGCTATGACTTTATGGGGGAATCCAACGTAATTGAAGTGTATATTCGCTACCTCCGCCTCAAAATTGAAGACGAGGGCGAAAAGCGATTGATCCAAACGGTGCGGGGTGTGGGCTATGTGCTGCGGGAACCCTAG
- a CDS encoding DUF192 domain-containing protein produces the protein MMRVKHISHRWYWVIIVVIGFGLGSCATPTEPSTSDPSSRTESQVITDLSSSSQILPIEAIATVPSKNIELQLEVARTPAQQSLGLMNRELDSLPEDQGMLFPFDPPRPVTFWMKNVQINLDMIFLREGVVVAIAADVPPCTSDPCPTYGPPVVVDQVIEVRGGQSQKMGLAVGDRITLEFLQN, from the coding sequence ATGATGCGGGTCAAGCACATTTCACATCGTTGGTATTGGGTGATCATTGTCGTGATCGGTTTTGGCTTAGGGAGTTGTGCAACACCGACGGAACCGAGTACATCAGACCCTTCATCACGCACGGAATCCCAGGTAATTACTGACCTTAGTTCCTCTTCTCAAATTTTGCCCATCGAAGCGATCGCCACCGTTCCCAGCAAAAACATCGAGCTACAACTAGAAGTGGCTCGGACTCCTGCGCAGCAGTCCCTCGGCTTGATGAATCGGGAGTTAGACAGCTTGCCGGAAGACCAAGGGATGTTGTTCCCTTTCGACCCGCCGCGGCCGGTGACGTTCTGGATGAAAAATGTTCAGATCAACCTGGATATGATTTTTCTGCGGGAGGGGGTTGTGGTGGCGATCGCTGCCGATGTGCCCCCCTGTACGAGCGATCCTTGCCCAACCTATGGCCCGCCAGTGGTGGTGGATCAGGTGATCGAAGTGCGGGGCGGCCAGTCCCAAAAGATGGGCTTAGCCGTGGGCGATCGCATAACGTTAGAATTTTTGCAAAACTAA
- a CDS encoding DUF2949 domain-containing protein: MHTGTYARLIKFLHDELSLSKDSIAIAQRSFEKNPGSFPMILWQYGLVTLEQLDRIFDWLDSSPNTSNS, translated from the coding sequence ATGCACACAGGAACCTACGCCCGTTTAATTAAATTCTTACACGATGAGTTGTCGTTATCAAAAGATTCCATTGCGATCGCTCAACGGTCGTTTGAGAAAAATCCGGGTTCATTCCCGATGATTCTCTGGCAATACGGTCTTGTGACCCTCGAACAACTCGATCGCATTTTTGATTGGCTTGATAGTTCCCCCAACACTAGTAATTCTTGA
- a CDS encoding 3'(2'),5'-bisphosphate nucleotidase CysQ family protein produces MIENRLDEICAIAREVAWGAANVLRSFYRGETDLNIKDKKGDPVTAADMAANRYILDNFAAKFSGEPFGYLSEETYDLEKMEAFPQDWVWIIDPLDGTRDFIEKTGQYAVHIALTYQGRPQIGIVVIPETDKLYYAIKGQGTKVERSDGTTTPITASPRNRIEDLVLVASWSHRNPRLNLMLERIPFSDRKFVGSVGCKVSTILEQDTDVYISLSGKSAPKDWDFAAPELILTEAGGQFTSFEGKTLLYNQGDVNQWGGLMASNGPCHTDLYTLASKLLTEIDAELAAAE; encoded by the coding sequence ATGATTGAGAATCGACTCGATGAAATTTGTGCGATCGCCCGTGAAGTGGCGTGGGGTGCGGCGAATGTGTTGCGATCGTTCTATCGTGGCGAAACCGACCTGAACATCAAAGACAAAAAAGGCGACCCCGTCACCGCCGCAGACATGGCCGCCAATCGCTATATCCTCGACAATTTTGCCGCCAAGTTTAGCGGCGAACCCTTCGGCTACCTCAGCGAAGAAACCTACGACCTGGAAAAGATGGAGGCATTCCCCCAAGATTGGGTCTGGATTATTGACCCCCTCGATGGAACGCGAGATTTTATTGAAAAAACCGGCCAATATGCCGTCCATATTGCCCTCACTTATCAAGGTCGCCCCCAAATCGGCATCGTCGTCATCCCTGAAACCGATAAACTCTACTACGCGATCAAGGGCCAAGGCACCAAAGTCGAACGCTCCGACGGGACGACCACCCCGATTACGGCCTCACCCCGAAACCGGATTGAAGACCTCGTTTTGGTAGCCAGTTGGAGCCATCGCAATCCCCGCCTCAATCTGATGTTGGAGCGGATTCCGTTCAGCGATCGCAAATTCGTCGGCAGCGTCGGCTGCAAAGTCTCCACCATCCTCGAACAAGACACCGATGTCTACATTTCCCTCTCCGGAAAATCCGCCCCCAAAGATTGGGACTTTGCCGCCCCAGAATTAATCCTCACCGAAGCCGGCGGTCAATTCACCAGCTTTGAAGGCAAAACCCTCCTGTACAACCAAGGCGATGTCAACCAGTGGGGCGGACTCATGGCCAGCAATGGCCCCTGTCACACTGATCTCTATACCCTCGCCTCCAAACTGCTCACCGAGATCGACGCAGAACTCGCAGCCGCTGAATAA
- a CDS encoding restriction endonuclease: protein MSSDSLIPPFDHFFEPTLTVLKQLGESGTIQEIYDRVCASGHFSEAQQSVLHKDGPQTEIAYRLAWARTYLKHYEAVENVSRGVWALTPKGQALQTINQTQIKRFVTEKLKASDSPSSTQCENPADRGSQSDADANLDPEIQWNNRADIPVESNVWIEHLLAELKTMAPDAFERLCQRVLRQSGFIKVEVTGKTGDGGIDGIGVLKMAMLSFPVFFQCKRYAGSVGASAIRDFRGAMVGRTDRGLFVTTGTFTSAAKQEATRDGAPALDLIDGEQLCILLKDLKLGVETKMIEVVTIHPTWFRQI, encoded by the coding sequence ATGTCTTCAGATTCTCTCATTCCACCCTTTGACCATTTTTTTGAACCAACCCTGACAGTCCTCAAACAATTGGGTGAGTCTGGTACGATTCAAGAAATTTATGATCGCGTCTGCGCATCCGGCCACTTCAGTGAAGCCCAGCAATCCGTTCTCCACAAAGATGGCCCCCAAACAGAAATCGCCTATCGTTTAGCCTGGGCCAGAACCTACCTCAAACATTATGAAGCCGTTGAAAATGTGAGTCGCGGCGTTTGGGCGTTAACCCCCAAAGGTCAAGCCCTACAGACCATCAACCAAACTCAAATCAAGCGATTTGTGACTGAAAAACTGAAAGCATCCGATTCCCCCTCATCTACCCAATGTGAAAATCCCGCAGATCGGGGCAGCCAATCTGATGCAGATGCAAATCTTGATCCTGAAATTCAGTGGAATAATCGAGCAGATATTCCCGTAGAGTCGAATGTCTGGATTGAGCATCTACTAGCAGAGTTAAAAACCATGGCTCCCGATGCTTTTGAGCGTCTCTGTCAGAGAGTTTTACGTCAATCGGGCTTTATCAAAGTGGAGGTGACCGGGAAAACAGGAGACGGGGGAATTGATGGAATTGGGGTGTTAAAAATGGCGATGTTAAGCTTCCCGGTCTTTTTTCAATGCAAACGTTATGCCGGTTCTGTGGGGGCTTCAGCGATTCGCGATTTTCGGGGGGCAATGGTAGGGCGCACCGACAGAGGATTATTCGTCACAACAGGAACATTCACCTCTGCGGCCAAGCAAGAGGCAACCCGCGATGGTGCGCCCGCATTAGATCTCATTGATGGCGAACAACTGTGCATCTTGTTGAAAGATTTAAAGCTGGGTGTGGAGACCAAGATGATTGAAGTGGTTACGATTCATCCGACTTGGTTTCGTCAGATTTAA
- a CDS encoding DMT family transporter — MSGISIVLLAALCFCAQNVTVRILFNTSSVFGWEGVGGFVEPSLANSFLLLALRMVWVVPVLSVVSLRLYPPLWGAIAQLRHRQNRPLLKKAIAGGSLMFLYLALLYISIGLIPTGIALILFFLYPLFTLILTTLLGQQAPTRLQIVVMVMMLGGTALTLSPSGINAAPQQGIGMICGVAAGLAYAGYSLVGQQSFQALHPIPFTWLSFAITLIFAAILLPFTLDLPPDIAWQGLWIGSLISALATLAGHVLQNLGIRQIGANQAALIGSSNPTLTLILAWVAIGESLTWVQVLGVVVVTLGIITLRDRAIAKR; from the coding sequence ATGTCTGGGATTAGCATTGTACTGCTCGCCGCTCTCTGTTTCTGCGCTCAAAATGTGACGGTGCGAATTTTGTTTAATACCTCCTCGGTGTTTGGTTGGGAGGGGGTGGGCGGGTTTGTGGAGCCGTCTTTGGCGAATTCGTTTTTGCTGTTGGCGTTGCGGATGGTGTGGGTGGTGCCGGTGCTGAGTGTGGTGTCATTGCGGCTTTATCCGCCCCTGTGGGGGGCGATCGCCCAACTCCGCCACCGCCAAAACCGCCCCCTCTTGAAAAAAGCGATCGCGGGCGGCAGCCTCATGTTTCTCTATCTAGCCCTGCTCTACATTTCCATTGGTTTGATTCCCACCGGCATCGCCCTGATTCTCTTTTTTCTCTATCCCCTCTTCACCCTAATCCTCACCACCCTCCTCGGCCAGCAAGCCCCCACCCGCTTGCAAATAGTGGTGATGGTGATGATGTTAGGCGGCACAGCCCTCACCCTATCCCCTAGTGGCATCAACGCCGCTCCCCAGCAAGGCATTGGCATGATCTGCGGGGTGGCGGCGGGCCTTGCCTATGCGGGCTATAGCCTCGTCGGGCAACAAAGTTTCCAAGCGTTGCACCCCATCCCCTTCACCTGGCTCAGTTTCGCGATCACTCTCATTTTCGCTGCGATCTTGTTGCCCTTCACCCTCGATTTACCCCCGGATATCGCCTGGCAGGGGTTATGGATCGGTAGTTTGATTTCTGCCCTGGCAACCTTAGCAGGCCATGTGTTGCAAAATTTGGGGATTCGGCAAATTGGCGCTAATCAAGCCGCGCTGATTGGATCGAGTAATCCGACGTTAACGCTGATTTTGGCCTGGGTTGCGATCGGGGAATCGTTGACCTGGGTGCAGGTGTTGGGCGTGGTGGTGGTGACGCTGGGGATTATTACGCTGCGCGATCGGGCGATCGCCAAACGATAA
- a CDS encoding AZOBR_p60025 family cell surface glycopolymer formation protein → MLLFKHPVWKYTIIAFFVALAIAIAVFIRFDHNITSFMRIGNVLPLSPYANPETTYQFDEFGYDGQLFFTIALDPFLQNPDSIAALDDPPFRYRRIFYPLLSYILGLGNAQLIPYMMVLINILSIPILVWVLGRYLETWQQQIWPALGVLSIPGLWIVLAFSTADGLNTVLMAIALYTYSIKKPQWSAVAIMLACLTRETSLLIWLTLMGVSVWDSRQADWRYFLPAIIPSVLWNGYVLTRFNSQTIPGTTTNFVAPFFGISAKIKSFFSLDFDLKNGFDGYMFGVLCLLILVSLIIAIIKLEVNKFVLLGTVGYGAVVVMSSMYILDYVFNYPRTFIDLYTLFFLLRGGQNLRICQGIMIGLLAVASSTFISVHLF, encoded by the coding sequence ATGCTTTTATTTAAACATCCAGTTTGGAAATATACGATCATTGCGTTTTTCGTTGCCCTAGCGATCGCGATCGCAGTCTTCATTCGGTTTGATCACAACATCACCAGCTTCATGCGGATCGGCAATGTTTTACCGCTCTCCCCCTATGCCAATCCTGAAACAACATACCAATTCGATGAATTCGGCTACGATGGTCAACTCTTCTTCACGATCGCCCTCGATCCCTTCCTCCAAAATCCCGATTCCATCGCTGCTCTCGATGATCCGCCATTTCGCTATCGTCGCATCTTCTATCCACTCTTGAGCTATATTTTGGGGTTGGGAAATGCACAGCTTATCCCCTATATGATGGTTTTAATTAATATTCTCTCGATCCCTATTTTAGTATGGGTTTTGGGTCGATATTTAGAAACATGGCAGCAGCAAATTTGGCCCGCTTTGGGTGTCTTGAGTATTCCAGGACTTTGGATTGTGTTGGCTTTTTCAACGGCTGATGGATTGAATACCGTGCTGATGGCGATCGCTCTCTACACCTACAGTATTAAAAAGCCCCAATGGTCTGCCGTTGCGATCATGCTAGCCTGCCTCACCCGCGAAACATCTCTATTAATTTGGTTGACGCTGATGGGGGTCAGTGTTTGGGATTCTCGCCAAGCAGATTGGCGTTATTTCTTGCCGGCAATTATACCAAGTGTGTTATGGAATGGTTACGTGCTCACACGATTTAATAGCCAAACTATTCCAGGCACTACTACAAATTTTGTTGCGCCATTTTTTGGCATTTCAGCGAAAATTAAATCCTTTTTTAGTCTAGATTTTGATTTGAAAAATGGGTTTGATGGCTATATGTTTGGGGTGTTATGTCTCTTAATTTTGGTTAGCTTGATTATCGCAATCATCAAGCTTGAAGTGAATAAGTTCGTGCTGTTGGGAACGGTGGGGTACGGTGCGGTGGTTGTGATGAGTAGTATGTATATTTTGGACTATGTGTTTAACTATCCCCGCACCTTTATTGATTTATATACCCTCTTTTTCTTGCTGCGAGGAGGTCAAAATTTACGAATCTGTCAAGGGATTATGATTGGCTTGCTTGCGGTAGCTAGCTCAACATTTATTAGCGTGCATCTTTTTTAA
- a CDS encoding AZOBR_p60025 family cell surface glycopolymer formation protein: MTRAHPWLCALTAPQRNSLIAAIVVICTTLLLYWFKFDSNITGFFRIGSILPLSPYLDPETTTIIPNELGYDGQQFLTLALDPFLNNPASIAALDNPPFRYRRIFYPLLSYSLGFGNSAIIPYVMVLINSLAIVVIIWCISDVLNRHTLPTWPALGILSIPGVWISLVFSTADLFNTMLISLVIYNYHLKRPIWAALALTLATLTRETSLLIGIAWLITSGWNRKYQDLRYSIPALIPMILWNYAVLTRFAATQIPGATDSFTIPLMGIMEKLTTLLNSGLNPKSIYDLYCFMLLILIIGVGIKLSLLDVKQNRLILISISLYSMVFIMSSINILDYFFNYPRTFIDLYILFFWISGISKVRYIQGTMMGGLLASSLFFLVGHS, encoded by the coding sequence ATGACCCGCGCCCATCCTTGGCTTTGTGCGTTAACTGCACCGCAACGGAATAGTTTGATTGCCGCGATCGTTGTCATCTGTACCACTCTTCTCCTCTATTGGTTCAAGTTTGACAGTAACATCACCGGCTTTTTTCGCATTGGCTCAATTCTCCCCCTCTCCCCCTATCTCGACCCCGAAACCACCACAATTATCCCCAATGAATTAGGCTACGATGGTCAACAATTCCTCACCCTTGCCCTCGATCCCTTCCTCAATAATCCTGCTTCCATTGCTGCCCTCGATAACCCACCCTTTCGCTATCGTCGCATCTTCTATCCCCTCCTCAGTTATAGTTTAGGATTTGGCAATTCTGCGATTATTCCCTATGTCATGGTGCTCATCAATAGCCTTGCGATTGTTGTCATCATCTGGTGCATTAGTGATGTTCTCAATCGCCACACTCTACCAACCTGGCCAGCATTGGGAATTCTCAGTATTCCCGGTGTTTGGATTAGTCTTGTGTTTTCCACGGCTGATCTATTCAATACTATGCTGATCAGTTTAGTAATCTACAACTATCATCTCAAACGCCCGATTTGGGCTGCCCTTGCCCTGACCCTTGCAACCTTAACCCGTGAAACTTCACTGCTCATCGGTATTGCTTGGCTCATCACCAGCGGATGGAATCGAAAATATCAAGATTTGCGCTACAGTATCCCCGCCTTAATTCCAATGATATTGTGGAACTATGCCGTTTTAACTCGATTTGCGGCAACTCAAATCCCCGGCGCAACCGATAGTTTCACGATTCCATTGATGGGAATCATGGAAAAGCTAACGACTCTTCTAAATTCAGGACTAAACCCAAAATCTATCTATGATCTGTATTGTTTTATGTTATTGATTTTAATAATTGGAGTGGGGATAAAACTGAGTTTGCTAGATGTCAAACAGAACCGCCTAATTCTGATTAGCATCTCGCTCTACAGCATGGTTTTTATCATGAGCAGCATTAACATATTAGATTACTTTTTTAATTACCCGCGCACTTTTATCGACCTTTACATTCTATTTTTTTGGATTTCAGGTATATCAAAAGTTCGATATATTCAAGGGACTATGATGGGGGGACTTTTGGCATCAAGTTTGTTTTTTCTGGTCGGACATTCCTGA